In Proteus vulgaris, one DNA window encodes the following:
- the xni gene encoding flap endonuclease Xni: MIHLLIIDALNLIRRIHAASGSSCLTVCEQSVNQLLGHTQPTHAVAVFDEDDRDGSWRHQLLPDYKAGRTPMPDELRQQLPEIKAMLLNLGIQSWHSGGDEADDVAATLATKVANAGFRVTIISTDKGYCQLLSPSIRIRDYFQRRWLDLEFIKAEFGVEPSQLTDYWGLTGVSSSKVAGVPGIGPKSATELLQIHPNLESLYQHIDDIPTKWQNKLITHKESAFISRKITTLRTDIQLNGNLQQLRLNS, from the coding sequence ATGATACATTTGCTGATTATTGATGCTTTAAATCTGATCCGCCGCATTCATGCGGCGTCAGGTTCTTCTTGTCTAACTGTGTGTGAACAGAGTGTCAACCAACTGCTTGGTCACACACAACCTACTCATGCCGTAGCAGTCTTTGATGAAGATGATAGAGATGGTAGTTGGCGACATCAACTCCTCCCTGATTATAAAGCTGGACGGACACCGATGCCTGATGAGTTGCGGCAACAATTGCCAGAAATTAAAGCAATGTTACTCAATTTAGGAATACAAAGCTGGCATTCTGGTGGAGATGAAGCAGATGACGTTGCCGCAACATTAGCAACGAAAGTGGCAAATGCTGGTTTTCGTGTCACCATTATTTCAACCGATAAAGGGTATTGCCAGTTACTTTCACCTTCTATTCGTATTCGAGATTATTTTCAGCGACGCTGGTTAGATTTAGAATTTATCAAAGCAGAATTTGGTGTCGAGCCATCTCAGCTTACTGATTATTGGGGATTAACAGGAGTCAGTAGCAGCAAAGTTGCCGGAGTTCCCGGCATTGGTCCTAAAAGCGCTACAGAGCTTTTGCAAATTCATCCTAATTTAGAGTCACTTTATCAGCATATTGATGACATCCCTACAAAATGGCAGAACAAGCTTATTACTCACAAAGAGTCTGCATTTATTAGTCGGAAAATCACAACATTACGCACTGATATTCAATTAAACGGTAATCTACAACAATTACGTTTAAATAGTTAA
- the csdE gene encoding cysteine desulfurase sulfur acceptor subunit CsdE: protein MTNITTQHPFGNEITLDVLLNDFQKSKAWEDKYRQLIQLSRKLPTLPDALKTTEKEIKGCENRVWLGVELNNDGKYHVYGDSDGRIVKGLLTIILTVVENKTAQEIADIDILAIFDQLGLANQISQSRTDGVNAIIARLKSLTSQS from the coding sequence ATGACTAATATCACAACACAACACCCTTTTGGCAATGAAATTACCCTAGACGTTTTGCTTAATGATTTTCAAAAATCAAAAGCATGGGAAGATAAATATCGTCAATTAATTCAACTCTCACGAAAATTGCCAACATTACCTGATGCATTAAAAACAACAGAAAAAGAGATCAAGGGTTGTGAAAATCGAGTCTGGTTAGGAGTTGAATTAAACAATGATGGTAAATATCACGTCTATGGTGATAGTGATGGACGGATCGTAAAAGGCTTACTCACTATTATCTTAACGGTAGTTGAAAATAAAACGGCACAGGAAATAGCTGATATCGATATATTAGCGATTTTTGATCAATTAGGATTGGCTAATCAAATTAGCCAATCTCGCACTGACGGAGTGAATGCGATTATCGCACGATTAAAATCACTCACTTCTCAATCTTAG
- the argA gene encoding amino-acid N-acetyltransferase yields the protein MKERSTELVDGFRHSVPYINAHRGKTFVIMLGGEAIAHENFPSIINDIGLLHSLGIRLVVVYGARPQIDMALEVQKVSPIYHKYTRITDSKTLEIVKQAAGTLQLDITARLSMSLSNTPLQGAHINVVSGNFVIAQPLGVDDGVDYCHSGKIRRIDEESIHRQLDSNAIVLIGPVAVSVTGESFNLTSEEVATQLAIKLKAQKIIGFCSFQGVVDEDGHIVSELLPNQAEDKIQELQTEGDYHSGTVRFLRGAVKACRRGVERSHLLSYQSDGALIQELFSRDGIGTQIVMESAEKVRRANINDIGGILELIRPLEQQGILVRRSREQLEIEIDQFTIIERDNMTIACAALYPYQSEKIGEMACVAVHPDYRSSCRGEVLLQRISTHAKQLGLEKLFVLTTRSIHWFQEKGFEPAEIDKLPIEKQALYNYQRRSKILILDLHKE from the coding sequence ATGAAAGAGCGCAGCACCGAATTGGTCGATGGATTCCGCCATTCGGTTCCGTATATTAATGCACATAGAGGCAAAACGTTTGTCATTATGTTGGGTGGCGAAGCTATCGCACATGAAAATTTTCCATCAATCATTAACGATATTGGATTACTACACAGTTTAGGTATCCGTTTAGTGGTTGTTTATGGCGCAAGACCACAAATTGATATGGCGCTTGAAGTACAAAAAGTCTCACCAATTTATCATAAATATACTCGTATTACTGATAGTAAAACCTTAGAAATTGTTAAACAAGCTGCGGGTACATTACAGCTCGACATTACAGCCCGTTTATCAATGAGTTTAAGTAATACACCATTACAAGGTGCGCATATTAATGTCGTTAGTGGCAATTTTGTCATTGCACAACCCTTGGGAGTTGATGATGGCGTGGATTATTGTCACAGCGGAAAAATTCGCCGTATTGATGAAGAATCTATTCACCGCCAATTAGACAGTAACGCCATTGTATTAATTGGCCCTGTTGCAGTGTCTGTTACTGGTGAAAGTTTTAATCTCACATCTGAAGAAGTGGCAACACAACTTGCTATAAAACTTAAAGCACAAAAAATTATTGGTTTTTGCTCTTTCCAAGGTGTTGTCGATGAAGATGGACACATTGTCTCTGAATTACTACCTAATCAAGCCGAAGATAAAATCCAAGAGCTACAAACCGAAGGCGATTACCACTCAGGTACAGTCAGATTTTTGCGAGGTGCCGTTAAAGCCTGTCGTCGAGGTGTGGAACGCAGCCACCTATTAAGTTATCAATCTGATGGTGCGCTTATTCAAGAGCTATTCTCTCGCGATGGTATAGGAACTCAAATCGTGATGGAAAGTGCTGAAAAAGTTCGTAGAGCCAATATCAATGATATTGGTGGTATACTCGAACTTATTCGCCCATTAGAGCAACAAGGTATTTTAGTCAGACGTTCAAGAGAACAATTAGAAATAGAGATAGATCAATTCACTATTATTGAACGCGATAATATGACTATAGCCTGTGCCGCACTTTACCCTTATCAATCAGAAAAAATTGGTGAAATGGCTTGTGTTGCTGTTCATCCTGATTATCGTAGCTCTTGTCGTGGTGAGGTATTACTACAACGTATTTCTACCCATGCTAAGCAATTAGGATTAGAAAAACTATTTGTTTTAACAACACGTAGTATTCACTGGTTTCAAGAAAAAGGATTTGAACCTGCTGAAATTGATAAATTACCCATTGAAAAGCAGGCACTCTACAATTATCAGCGTCGCTCCAAAATTTTGATTTTAGATTTACATAAAGAGTAA
- the tcdA gene encoding tRNA cyclic N6-threonylcarbamoyladenosine(37) synthase TcdA, whose protein sequence is MQNSLSDSYLQRFSGIGRLYGQKALSYFAQAHICVVGIGGVGSWAAEALARSGIGAITLIDMDDVCVTNTNRQIHALKENVGQPKCDAMKQRILEINPECNVTSIDDFVTVDNVAEMMNNNFDYVIDAIDSVRPKAALLAYCRRYKIPVITTGGAGGQIDPTQIQVVDLAKTIQDPLAAKLRERLKSDFNVVKNSKGKLGIDCVFSTEQQVYPQSDGTVCAAKSTADGVKRMDCSAGFGAVTMVTASFGFIAVSHALKKMLAKAQRTRDTSNHSVVDCAHSH, encoded by the coding sequence ATGCAAAATTCATTATCAGATTCATATTTACAACGCTTTTCTGGAATAGGACGACTTTATGGGCAAAAAGCGTTGTCTTATTTTGCTCAGGCTCATATTTGTGTCGTGGGTATAGGTGGGGTAGGCAGTTGGGCTGCAGAAGCACTGGCACGTAGTGGTATTGGTGCTATCACCTTAATTGATATGGATGATGTTTGCGTAACTAATACGAATAGGCAAATACATGCATTAAAAGAAAATGTGGGTCAGCCTAAATGTGACGCTATGAAACAGCGTATTTTGGAAATCAACCCAGAATGTAATGTCACTAGTATTGATGATTTTGTCACGGTTGATAATGTCGCTGAGATGATGAATAACAATTTTGATTATGTGATTGATGCGATTGATAGTGTTAGACCAAAAGCAGCATTATTAGCCTATTGTCGCCGTTATAAAATTCCCGTGATCACAACTGGAGGGGCGGGTGGGCAAATTGATCCAACTCAAATCCAAGTAGTTGATTTAGCAAAAACAATTCAAGATCCTTTAGCAGCAAAATTAAGAGAACGTTTAAAATCTGATTTTAATGTTGTGAAAAATAGCAAAGGTAAGCTAGGTATAGACTGTGTTTTTTCTACTGAACAACAGGTTTACCCACAGAGTGATGGTACAGTTTGCGCAGCAAAAAGCACGGCTGATGGTGTAAAGCGAATGGATTGTTCTGCGGGATTTGGTGCAGTAACGATGGTAACAGCTTCTTTTGGCTTTATTGCGGTGTCTCATGCGCTGAAGAAGATGTTAGCGAAGGCGCAACGTACTCGTGATACTTCAAACCACAGCGTTGTTGACTGTGCTCATTCGCACTAG
- the mltA gene encoding murein transglycosylase A encodes MVTWRKSLIVGMLALALTGCHRPTEQGQQYKDGKLKQDLIEVSSPNTQGTPINGPDYLQQVNQINQTSSRLYNSNKETYQAVENWLRSGADTRQLRQFNLSAFQMEGVDNYGNVQFTGYYTPVLEARLTRQGEFQYPLYKMPANSRSKLPSRAAIYNGALSQSLIAAYSNSIMDNFMMEVQGSGYVDFGDGKPLTFFGYAGKNGHAYRSIGKVLIDNGEVERKDMSMLAIREWADKHSDAEVRKLLEENPSFVFFKPEPFTPVRGASAIPLIALASVASDRSIIPAGTVLLAEIPVLDNSGKFTGEYQMRLMVALDVGGAIKGHHFDIYHGIGKDAGHMAGFYNHYGRVWVLKKSQLNLLNPSS; translated from the coding sequence ATGGTTACTTGGCGAAAATCGTTAATTGTAGGTATGTTAGCGCTTGCCTTGACAGGATGTCATCGTCCAACAGAGCAAGGTCAGCAATATAAAGATGGAAAGCTTAAACAGGACTTGATTGAAGTCAGCTCGCCAAATACACAAGGTACACCGATTAATGGTCCAGATTATCTGCAACAAGTTAATCAGATCAATCAAACATCATCTCGTTTGTATAATAGTAACAAAGAGACTTATCAAGCAGTTGAAAACTGGCTACGTTCAGGGGCTGATACTCGCCAATTACGTCAATTTAATCTTTCTGCATTTCAAATGGAAGGTGTTGATAACTACGGTAACGTTCAATTTACTGGTTATTATACGCCAGTTCTTGAAGCTCGTTTAACACGACAAGGTGAATTCCAATATCCTCTTTATAAAATGCCTGCCAATAGTCGCTCGAAACTCCCTTCACGTGCAGCTATCTATAATGGTGCATTAAGCCAATCTTTAATTGCTGCTTACAGCAATTCCATTATGGATAATTTTATGATGGAAGTTCAGGGAAGTGGTTACGTTGATTTTGGTGATGGAAAACCGCTTACATTTTTCGGTTATGCAGGGAAAAATGGGCATGCTTATCGAAGTATAGGTAAAGTGCTAATCGATAATGGTGAAGTAGAAAGAAAAGATATGTCGATGCTTGCTATCAGAGAATGGGCTGATAAACATAGCGATGCTGAAGTGAGAAAATTATTAGAAGAAAATCCTTCATTTGTTTTTTTTAAACCGGAACCCTTTACACCAGTAAGAGGTGCTAGCGCTATTCCATTAATTGCACTAGCATCAGTGGCTTCTGATAGAAGTATTATCCCCGCGGGAACCGTACTACTGGCTGAAATTCCAGTGCTTGATAATTCAGGTAAGTTTACAGGTGAATATCAAATGCGTTTAATGGTGGCATTAGATGTAGGTGGCGCAATTAAAGGGCATCATTTCGATATTTATCATGGAATTGGTAAAGATGCGGGTCATATGGCAGGTTTTTATAATCATTATGGACGTGTTTGGGTATTAAAAAAATCACAGCTTAACTTGCTAAATCCTTCGTCATAA
- the csdA gene encoding cysteine desulfurase CsdA gives MNAFSSDLFRQQFPALEEKTIYLDSAATALKPLAMIEASDAFYRHNLATVHRSQYQQAKETTQQFEMTRQQVAGLINSADSDTIIWTKGTTESINLIAQGYFRPRLQAGDEIIVSEQEHHANLIPWLMLAQQTGAQVIPWAIEGDFLPSIENLNHLLSERTRIVAISQMSNVTGAQIALDKVSQCVRQYHNCLLVVDGAQGIAHHSTDVSALDIDFYVFSAHKLYGPNGLGVCYGKRELLDEMAPWHGGGKMLTNATFNSFTPATIPHCFEAGTPNIAGVIAFSATLAWLETQDMYQANQYTLELADEAERRLRELDGFISYRAPNSSVISFNFAGIHHSDLATLITEKGIALRSGQHCAQPLIDSLNISGCLRISFMPYNQRTDIDALIDAVNFALTLLKDE, from the coding sequence ATGAACGCATTTTCATCTGATTTATTTCGACAACAATTTCCTGCACTTGAAGAAAAAACAATTTATCTTGATAGTGCAGCGACTGCATTGAAGCCTCTTGCAATGATAGAAGCCTCTGATGCATTTTATCGACATAACCTTGCGACTGTGCACCGTAGCCAATATCAACAGGCGAAAGAAACCACACAACAGTTTGAAATGACTCGCCAACAAGTTGCTGGATTAATCAATAGTGCTGATAGTGACACCATTATTTGGACAAAGGGCACAACAGAATCGATTAATCTTATTGCTCAAGGTTATTTTCGCCCACGCTTACAAGCAGGTGATGAAATAATAGTGAGTGAGCAAGAACATCATGCCAACCTTATTCCTTGGTTAATGCTGGCACAACAGACAGGTGCACAGGTGATCCCTTGGGCTATTGAAGGTGATTTTTTGCCTTCAATTGAGAACCTAAATCACTTGCTCAGTGAGCGAACTCGTATTGTGGCAATTAGCCAAATGTCGAATGTAACAGGTGCTCAAATCGCATTAGATAAAGTGTCTCAATGTGTACGCCAATATCATAATTGCTTATTGGTTGTTGATGGTGCGCAAGGTATTGCACACCACTCAACGGATGTGAGCGCACTTGATATTGATTTTTATGTTTTCTCCGCACACAAGCTTTATGGTCCTAATGGATTAGGTGTTTGTTATGGTAAACGTGAGCTTTTAGACGAGATGGCACCTTGGCATGGTGGTGGGAAAATGCTAACTAATGCAACCTTTAACAGTTTTACACCTGCAACTATTCCTCACTGTTTTGAAGCTGGAACACCTAATATCGCTGGTGTTATCGCTTTCTCAGCGACATTAGCATGGTTAGAAACACAAGATATGTATCAGGCTAATCAATATACATTAGAGCTTGCAGATGAAGCTGAAAGACGCCTACGTGAGTTAGATGGATTTATCAGCTATCGCGCACCAAACTCATCCGTCATCTCTTTTAATTTTGCAGGCATCCACCATAGTGATTTAGCAACATTAATCACAGAGAAAGGCATAGCATTACGTTCAGGGCAACATTGTGCACAGCCTCTTATTGATTCATTAAATATTTCAGGCTGCCTACGTATCTCTTTTATGCCTTATAATCAGCGTACAGATATTGATGCTTTAATTGATGCGGTTAATTTTGCGCTAACACTTTTAAAAGACGAATAA
- a CDS encoding transcriptional regulator GcvA, translating to MSKRLPPLNALRVFDSAARHLSFTKAAEELFVTQAAVSHQIKTLEEFLGLKLFRRRNRSLLLTEEGQSYYLDIKEIFSSINEATRKLLARSAKGALTVSLSPSFAIQWLVPRLSGFNQAYPGIDVRIQAVDREEDKLADDVDVAIFYGRGNWTGLRTDRLYAEYLIPVCAPSLLTGEKPLKTSSDLIYHTLLHDTSRRDWQAYVRQLEIQNQINVQQGPIFSHSSMVIQAAVHGQGVALVNNVMARSEIESGRLVRPFPDVLVSKNAFYLVCQDSQAELGKIAAFRQWILSQAANEQEKLGLLTSS from the coding sequence ATGTCTAAACGTTTACCGCCATTAAATGCACTTAGGGTTTTTGATTCAGCGGCACGTCATTTAAGTTTTACTAAAGCCGCTGAAGAATTATTTGTGACACAAGCAGCAGTCAGCCATCAAATAAAAACATTAGAAGAATTCCTTGGGCTAAAATTATTTAGAAGGCGCAATCGCTCTCTTTTGTTAACAGAAGAAGGGCAGAGTTATTACCTCGATATCAAGGAGATTTTTTCATCAATTAACGAGGCAACTCGCAAATTATTAGCGAGAAGCGCGAAAGGTGCACTAACAGTTAGTTTATCTCCAAGTTTTGCTATTCAATGGTTAGTGCCAAGATTATCAGGATTTAATCAGGCTTATCCGGGAATAGATGTAAGAATTCAGGCGGTTGATAGAGAAGAAGATAAACTTGCTGATGATGTTGATGTGGCTATTTTTTATGGTCGTGGTAATTGGACGGGTCTACGTACAGATCGCCTCTATGCGGAATATTTGATCCCTGTTTGTGCACCATCTTTACTTACAGGTGAAAAACCACTAAAAACCTCATCCGATCTGATTTATCATACACTGCTACATGATACATCTCGCCGAGACTGGCAAGCTTATGTTCGCCAGTTAGAGATACAAAATCAGATAAATGTGCAACAAGGACCTATTTTTAGCCATAGCTCAATGGTGATACAGGCTGCTGTACACGGACAAGGCGTTGCATTAGTGAATAATGTTATGGCACGTAGTGAAATAGAATCAGGTCGATTAGTTAGACCTTTTCCAGATGTCCTTGTCAGTAAAAATGCATTTTATTTAGTTTGCCAAGATAGTCAGGCTGAATTGGGTAAAATTGCGGCTTTTCGTCAATGGATTTTATCACAAGCAGCGAACGAACAAGAAAAGCTGGGTTTACTGACATCATCTTAA
- the rlmM gene encoding 23S rRNA (cytidine(2498)-2'-O)-methyltransferase RlmM encodes MNKVALYCRQGFEKECAAEITDKAGQIGVYGFPRVKEGSGYVIFECYQEGEADKIAREVNFRELIFARQMFVTSELLKDLPPEDRITPIVGMLKGAVEKAGELRVEVADTNESKELLKFCRKFTVPLRNHLRNEKILLKVENFSRPIIHVFFIAPGCCYVGYSYSFNNSAFYMGIPRLKFPSDAPSRSTLKLEEAFHIFIPYDEWEERLASGMKAVDLGACPGGWTYQLVKRSMMVHAVDNGPMAQSLMDTGQVRHHQVDGFKFEPTSKNITWLVCDMVEKPTKVAALMTTWIANEWCREAIFNLKLPMKKRYEEVSHILEKIKTELAEKGINVKVQAKHLYHDREEITVHIQNIWAAYRPDREF; translated from the coding sequence ATGAATAAAGTTGCATTATATTGTCGCCAAGGTTTTGAAAAAGAGTGCGCGGCTGAGATTACGGATAAAGCAGGTCAAATCGGCGTTTATGGCTTTCCTCGTGTTAAAGAGGGAAGTGGCTATGTGATTTTTGAATGCTACCAAGAAGGTGAAGCAGACAAGATCGCGCGTGAAGTCAATTTCCGTGAATTAATTTTTGCTCGTCAGATGTTTGTGACAAGTGAATTACTTAAAGATTTACCACCAGAAGATAGAATTACACCTATTGTCGGAATGTTAAAAGGTGCTGTTGAAAAAGCGGGTGAACTTCGAGTTGAAGTTGCTGATACAAACGAAAGTAAAGAGTTATTAAAATTTTGCCGTAAATTTACGGTGCCATTACGTAATCATTTACGTAATGAAAAAATTTTACTGAAAGTAGAGAATTTTAGCCGTCCTATTATCCATGTATTTTTCATTGCGCCTGGATGTTGTTATGTTGGCTATTCTTATAGCTTCAATAATTCTGCATTCTATATGGGTATTCCTCGATTAAAATTCCCTTCAGATGCACCAAGTCGTTCTACGCTGAAACTTGAAGAAGCATTTCATATTTTCATTCCTTATGACGAGTGGGAAGAGCGTTTAGCAAGCGGAATGAAAGCCGTTGACTTAGGCGCCTGTCCCGGTGGTTGGACTTATCAATTAGTGAAACGCAGTATGATGGTACATGCAGTCGATAATGGTCCAATGGCACAATCTTTAATGGATACAGGACAAGTTCGTCATCACCAAGTTGATGGTTTTAAATTCGAACCTACCTCTAAAAATATCACATGGCTTGTCTGCGATATGGTTGAAAAACCTACCAAAGTGGCTGCGTTAATGACAACATGGATAGCTAATGAATGGTGTCGTGAGGCTATTTTTAACCTAAAACTACCAATGAAAAAGCGTTATGAGGAAGTTTCTCATATTCTTGAAAAAATAAAGACGGAGTTAGCTGAAAAAGGGATTAACGTTAAAGTCCAAGCAAAACATCTTTATCATGATAGAGAAGAAATAACTGTTCATATTCAAAATATTTGGGCTGCATATCGCCCAGATCGCGAATTTTAA
- a CDS encoding DUF423 domain-containing protein, which produces MNSRTLLMFSAISGFFYVAFGAFATHKLAPHLSPQHWDYIQLAMRYQIVHTLILVGIATILMRKTILWFYWAGIFFSVGILLFSGSLYCMALTQVRLLSYFTPIGGFSFLIGWTLIFIGALRLRAPASRHE; this is translated from the coding sequence GTGAATAGTCGTACATTGCTTATGTTTTCCGCGATTAGTGGCTTTTTTTATGTCGCTTTTGGTGCATTTGCAACACATAAGCTAGCACCTCATTTATCGCCACAACATTGGGATTACATCCAGTTAGCGATGCGCTACCAGATTGTACATACCTTGATACTTGTCGGGATCGCAACAATATTAATGCGAAAAACCATTTTATGGTTTTATTGGGCTGGTATTTTCTTTAGTGTTGGTATTCTACTTTTCAGTGGTAGCCTTTATTGTATGGCACTAACACAAGTTAGATTGTTATCTTATTTTACGCCAATTGGTGGTTTTAGCTTTCTTATTGGTTGGACATTAATTTTTATTGGCGCTTTGCGTCTAAGGGCACCGGCGTCTCGCCATGAATAA
- the amiC gene encoding N-acetylmuramoyl-L-alanine amidase AmiC: MSHSEHNQTRRRLVKGIGALLLLSVSPVGFAATASIVAVRVWPASTYTRVTIESRTPLKYRQFALSNPERIVVDLEGIQLNSVLKGVANQVQTSDPYLKLIRVGQNTPKTVRLVFEVKTPVQPQMFTLKPVAEFKNRLVLDFYPSHGADTEDDPLLALLREYNDGDLQQAVPAQTDTRKPGRAGRDRPIIIMIDPGHGGEDPGAIGKYKTREKDVVLQIARRLRTLIDKDAKMKAYMTRNEDVFIPLTVRVAKARKMQADLFVSIHADAFTNRSARGSSVFALSKTGATSNTARYLAQTQNESDLIGGVSKSGDRYVDHAMLDLVQTATINDSLKFGSEVLKLMGGINKLHKNKVDQAGFAVLKAPEIPSILVETAFISNIEEEKKLKTAKFQQQIAESIFKGIKAYFANGGELTLADRS, from the coding sequence ATGAGTCATTCTGAGCACAATCAAACTCGTCGTCGTCTTGTTAAAGGAATTGGCGCGTTATTATTGTTAAGTGTTAGTCCTGTTGGCTTTGCTGCGACAGCATCTATTGTTGCTGTCAGGGTTTGGCCTGCTTCGACTTATACTCGCGTGACTATAGAATCAAGAACACCACTGAAATATCGTCAGTTTGCATTATCAAACCCAGAACGTATTGTGGTAGATTTAGAAGGTATTCAACTTAATAGCGTATTAAAGGGGGTTGCTAATCAAGTTCAGACTAGCGATCCTTATTTAAAGTTGATCCGGGTTGGTCAAAACACGCCTAAAACAGTGCGATTAGTGTTTGAAGTAAAAACACCCGTACAACCACAAATGTTTACACTCAAACCTGTTGCTGAATTTAAAAACCGTTTAGTGCTAGATTTTTATCCTAGTCATGGCGCTGATACGGAAGATGATCCTCTCTTAGCGCTGTTGCGTGAATATAATGATGGTGATTTACAACAAGCCGTTCCTGCACAGACAGATACACGTAAACCGGGTAGAGCAGGGCGAGATAGACCTATCATTATCATGATCGATCCTGGTCATGGGGGTGAAGATCCCGGTGCCATTGGTAAATATAAAACCCGTGAAAAAGATGTCGTTTTACAAATTGCACGCCGTTTAAGAACACTTATTGATAAAGACGCCAAAATGAAGGCGTATATGACACGTAATGAAGATGTGTTTATTCCATTAACAGTACGTGTTGCTAAAGCACGAAAAATGCAAGCTGACTTGTTTGTCTCTATTCATGCAGATGCATTTACGAATCGTTCTGCCAGAGGTTCATCTGTTTTTGCGTTATCAAAAACAGGTGCGACCAGTAATACTGCACGCTATCTTGCACAAACACAAAATGAGTCTGATTTAATCGGTGGTGTGAGCAAAAGTGGTGACCGTTATGTTGATCATGCGATGCTTGATCTTGTACAAACGGCGACTATCAATGACAGCCTGAAATTTGGTAGTGAAGTGCTTAAATTGATGGGGGGAATTAATAAACTGCATAAGAATAAGGTTGATCAAGCCGGATTTGCAGTATTAAAAGCACCTGAAATCCCTTCTATCTTAGTTGAGACTGCTTTTATCAGTAATATCGAAGAAGAGAAAAAACTAAAAACAGCAAAATTCCAACAACAAATCGCAGAGTCTATCTTTAAAGGTATCAAAGCCTATTTTGCCAACGGTGGCGAGTTAACCTTAGCTGATCGTAGCTAA